A window from Stigmatella aurantiaca encodes these proteins:
- a CDS encoding IS701 family transposase — MAAQAATQFEEVVLLEKLSAELERLTEWMEPHFRRREAHEAASSYVKALLSRAERKNTWGLSQEAGKEAPYAFQHLLLRASWDESTVRDDVLTYARQSLGEGGVLAVDETGFLKKGDKSAGVARQYTGTAGRIENSQVGVFMAYVTPQGHTLVDRELYLSQEWMKDSPRRLKAGIPEEVAFHTKPQLAQQMLQRAFDAGLRPSWVVGDEVYGRDGDLRRFLEQRHQRYVLAIASNTYVWSGFRQVTAGQVLAQVKQEDWTCVSAGAGSKGPRLYDWVRVRVNSHSGTLARWLLFRRSLTDAEHVAHYWVHAPANTSLEAMVRAAGSRWPVEECFESAKGEVGLDDYEVRSYIGWYRHVTLCLVAHAFLAAARVLANTQEAILLPKALGLRRRPSRMSRFRRRQGLDSFASRSRNSGACCSASPGR, encoded by the coding sequence ATGGCAGCTCAGGCAGCAACCCAGTTCGAAGAGGTCGTTCTCCTTGAGAAGCTCTCGGCCGAGTTGGAGCGGTTGACCGAGTGGATGGAGCCCCACTTTCGTCGGCGCGAGGCGCACGAGGCCGCCAGCAGCTACGTGAAGGCGCTGTTGTCCCGAGCAGAAAGGAAGAACACGTGGGGCCTGTCCCAGGAGGCAGGCAAAGAAGCGCCCTACGCCTTCCAGCACCTGCTGTTGAGAGCCAGCTGGGACGAGAGCACCGTGAGGGACGATGTGCTCACCTACGCCCGCCAGAGCCTGGGCGAAGGAGGCGTGCTGGCGGTGGATGAGACGGGATTTCTGAAGAAGGGGGACAAGTCCGCAGGAGTGGCGCGCCAGTACACGGGGACGGCCGGGCGCATCGAGAACAGCCAGGTGGGAGTCTTCATGGCTTACGTGACGCCCCAGGGCCACACGCTGGTGGACAGGGAGTTGTACCTGTCCCAAGAGTGGATGAAGGACAGCCCCCGGCGGCTCAAGGCCGGTATCCCCGAAGAGGTTGCCTTCCACACCAAGCCGCAGCTGGCCCAGCAGATGCTTCAGCGCGCCTTCGACGCCGGGCTCCGGCCGTCCTGGGTGGTGGGCGACGAGGTGTACGGGAGAGATGGAGACCTGAGACGTTTTCTGGAGCAGCGTCACCAGCGCTACGTGCTGGCAATCGCCTCCAACACCTACGTCTGGAGCGGCTTCAGGCAAGTGACGGCGGGCCAAGTGCTGGCACAGGTGAAGCAGGAGGACTGGACGTGCGTGTCGGCGGGAGCCGGGAGCAAGGGGCCTCGGCTGTACGATTGGGTGCGCGTGAGAGTCAACTCGCACTCGGGCACGTTGGCCCGCTGGCTGTTGTTTCGCCGCAGCCTGACGGATGCCGAGCACGTGGCGCACTACTGGGTCCACGCTCCAGCCAACACCTCGCTGGAGGCCATGGTGCGGGCGGCTGGCAGCCGCTGGCCGGTGGAGGAGTGCTTCGAGTCGGCCAAGGGCGAGGTGGGCTTGGACGACTACGAAGTGCGCAGTTACATCGGCTGGTACCGCCACGTGACGCTGTGTTTGGTGGCACACGCGTTCTTGGCTGCGGCGCGGGTGCTCGCCAACACCCAGGAGGCGATTCTGCTCCCCAAAGCGCTGGGCCTGAGGCGCCGCCCGAGCCGGATGTCTCGGTTTCGTCGGCGCCAGGGCCTGGACTCATTCGCTTCTCGGTCCAGGAACTCAGGCGCTTGCTGCTCAGCATCGCCTGGGCGGTAA
- a CDS encoding imm11 family protein has protein sequence METRYFDLVAELSAPGYWELGKTLDERGQEVWPWLLMQGEPAAFEGRLKLRIRSPGKPLDFSFAAFDVPVVSARVASLLTAEAPGDVQLLPVDIDSQAEPYFLVNVIRAVRCIDDRASAEVQHWTEEDGEPDRVGEYRAVHGMRIDPAKVGDAKVFRPWGWTVALIVSEDIKEALERAGVTGVKFTEVTGPSAISPEERERNRRLLELREQTDAAREAFWRTLGRLDEEAIIPIVVGGAWPARRQVWRIIHRPGGRTLLVTDGLSDFFVERVEPSVGFGLELALETDEPFLDAEKSWPLLLLERVGDEVAEHERVREKVRSGFMSMEVSGKGLPEPLITQEGRVGVLLGMEPGTLPRAFSMPAGEVRLVTVKVLLPTELAYLLAHGKTGRDALLRRFGQEGHEHLSRLWRSPVV, from the coding sequence ATGGAGACGCGGTACTTCGACTTGGTCGCTGAGCTCTCCGCTCCCGGGTACTGGGAGCTGGGAAAGACGCTTGATGAGCGTGGCCAGGAGGTCTGGCCCTGGCTCCTCATGCAAGGTGAGCCCGCCGCCTTCGAGGGGCGCCTCAAGCTTCGCATCCGATCCCCAGGGAAACCGCTCGACTTCTCCTTCGCGGCCTTTGATGTTCCCGTTGTCAGTGCCCGGGTCGCGTCCCTCTTGACCGCAGAGGCTCCGGGGGATGTGCAGCTTCTTCCGGTAGACATCGACTCGCAAGCCGAGCCGTACTTCCTCGTCAACGTCATCCGCGCCGTGAGGTGCATTGATGACCGTGCATCCGCTGAGGTGCAGCATTGGACCGAGGAGGACGGTGAGCCAGACAGAGTCGGTGAGTATCGGGCCGTTCACGGCATGCGCATCGACCCGGCGAAGGTGGGGGATGCCAAGGTGTTCCGTCCCTGGGGGTGGACGGTGGCCCTCATCGTGTCCGAGGACATCAAAGAGGCCCTGGAGCGCGCGGGGGTCACGGGGGTGAAGTTCACGGAGGTCACCGGCCCGAGCGCCATCAGCCCGGAGGAGCGCGAGCGGAACCGCAGGCTCCTCGAGCTGCGGGAGCAGACGGATGCCGCCCGCGAAGCCTTCTGGCGCACCTTGGGCAGGCTGGACGAGGAAGCCATCATCCCCATCGTCGTAGGCGGGGCGTGGCCCGCCCGGCGTCAGGTCTGGCGCATCATCCACCGCCCCGGTGGGCGCACCCTGCTGGTCACCGACGGGCTCTCGGACTTCTTCGTGGAGCGCGTGGAGCCGTCCGTGGGTTTCGGCCTGGAGTTGGCCTTGGAGACGGACGAGCCTTTCCTGGATGCCGAAAAGAGCTGGCCCCTGCTGCTCCTGGAACGGGTAGGGGACGAGGTCGCGGAGCACGAGCGGGTGCGCGAGAAAGTGAGGTCCGGCTTCATGTCCATGGAGGTCTCCGGCAAGGGCCTCCCCGAGCCTCTCATCACCCAGGAGGGGAGGGTGGGGGTGCTCTTGGGCATGGAGCCGGGCACGCTTCCCAGGGCCTTCTCCATGCCGGCCGGCGAGGTGCGGCTCGTCACCGTCAAGGTGCTGCTGCCCACGGAGCTGGCCTACCTCTTGGCGCACGGGAAGACGGGCCGGGACGCGCTGCTGCGGCGCTTCGGCCAGGAGGGGCATGAGCACCTGTCCCGTCTCTGGCGGAGCCCGGTGGTGTAG
- a CDS encoding glycoside hydrolase family 16 protein, which translates to MSKLSNPKRLGGFKHLLAMGVGTALLATTGCGPEEVQAPTEAATTEQAANRAGWVQIWSDEFDGTSVNTSNWSYVTNIHVNNEQQQYTTSSQNVSVSNGTLKLTARLQSSNGYPFTSGRLESAGKRQFGHTRVEARIKLPVGPGLWPAFWMLGHDINSVGWPNCGELDIMENVGYRDWTSGALHGPGYSGNTPINSRFYPNSAVSNFHVYRAEYSPTDVKWYIDDVLVKTTTKAEVNRYGAWVYDKPFYIILNLAVGGSYPQGVNGATSPYPGVPQSTVDLIRNTPQSMEVDWVRVYQWR; encoded by the coding sequence ATGAGCAAGCTTTCCAATCCGAAGCGTCTGGGTGGCTTCAAGCACCTGCTGGCGATGGGCGTGGGCACCGCGTTGCTGGCCACCACGGGCTGTGGGCCTGAGGAAGTCCAGGCGCCCACCGAGGCGGCCACCACCGAGCAGGCCGCGAACCGGGCCGGCTGGGTGCAGATCTGGAGTGACGAGTTCGACGGCACCAGCGTCAACACGTCCAACTGGTCCTACGTCACCAACATCCACGTCAACAACGAGCAGCAGCAGTACACGACGTCGTCCCAGAACGTGTCGGTGAGCAATGGCACGCTGAAGCTCACCGCGCGCCTCCAGTCCAGCAACGGCTATCCCTTCACCTCGGGCCGCCTGGAGAGCGCGGGCAAGCGCCAGTTCGGCCACACCCGCGTCGAGGCGCGCATCAAGCTGCCCGTGGGCCCGGGGCTCTGGCCTGCCTTCTGGATGCTCGGCCACGACATCAACTCCGTGGGCTGGCCGAACTGCGGCGAGCTCGACATCATGGAGAACGTTGGCTACCGCGACTGGACCTCGGGCGCGCTGCACGGCCCTGGCTACTCGGGCAACACGCCCATCAACAGCCGCTTCTACCCGAACTCCGCCGTCAGCAACTTCCACGTGTACCGCGCGGAGTACTCCCCCACGGACGTGAAGTGGTACATCGATGACGTGCTGGTGAAGACGACGACGAAGGCGGAGGTCAACCGGTACGGCGCCTGGGTGTATGACAAGCCCTTCTACATCATCCTCAACCTGGCGGTGGGCGGCTCTTATCCCCAGGGCGTGAATGGCGCCACCTCGCCGTACCCCGGCGTGCCGCAGTCCACGGTGGACCTCATCCGCAACACGCCGCAGTCCATGGAAGTCGACTGGGTGCGCGTCTATCAGTGGCGGTAG